One Aquarana catesbeiana isolate 2022-GZ linkage group LG06, ASM4218655v1, whole genome shotgun sequence genomic region harbors:
- the LOC141147631 gene encoding E3 ubiquitin/ISG15 ligase TRIM25-like, whose amino-acid sequence MESADLRNELVCSICLNLYKDPTTLRCGHNFCQDCIVTALDAQEWSEFYSCPECREQYAERPMLSKNVKLHKIMALFKTAYEEEVLCTFCDSPVPASKACLLCEASFCGKHLSYHSKSADHILTEPTTSFGERKCSTHKETQKFYCSDDNTCICMSCWVAGEHKGHQVELLNEASEKKKEKLRKFTITLDSERQEIKRRIQNLDSHLRQKDDKTFAINRSYTNLLIEIMQQLSGVEKGVHREICRQKQQISQSVSDLNGQLKQKEVNLSRRINEIKELCDIQDPLSVLKMPPTGDHTSPGTEDTADDVKNPVSLNEGIIAQILQSGLCNLTLSLKDLMKKRQFSVTEKSNIFLDINTASVKLLISKDRKRATNAEICVYRPASPQRFNCSQVLSVQRFTSGTHYWEVDVSKAEEWMIGVASENMERKVSGSVSLLGCNHKSWSLIQTTSRLHVQHRDMTTNIDSTSLLKTVGIYLEYEAGRLSFYQICDLVVHLHTFTTTFTEPLHAAFHVLPQSSIRIKT is encoded by the coding sequence ATGGAATCTGCTGACTTGAGAAACGAGCTGGTGTGCTCCATCTGCCTGAACCTTTATAAGGATCCCACAACACTGAGATGCGGACACAACTTCTGCCAGGATTGTATTGTGACTGCACTGGATGCACAAGAGTGGTCTGAATTTTATTCCTGTCCAGAGTGCAGAGAGCAGTATGCGGAGCGCCCTATGCTGTCGAAGAATGTGAAGTTGCATAAAATCATGGCATTGTTCAAAACTGCTTACGAGGAGGAAGTCTTGTGTACGTTCTGCGATTCTCCCGTACCAGCTTCTAAAGCATGTCTGTTATGTGAGGCCTCATTTTGTGGAAAGCACCTAAGTTACCACAGCAAGTCAGCGGATCACATTTTAACCGAACCCACCACATCATTTGGAGAGAGGAAATGCTCCACACATAAGGAGACTCAGAAATTTTACTGCTCAGACGATAATACCTGTATCTGTATGTCCTGCTGGGTGGCTGGAGAACACAAAGGACACCAGGTGGAGCTTCTAAACGAGGCCtctgagaaaaagaaagagaaactgAGAAAATTTACAATTACATTGGACTCTGAGAGGCAGGAGATCAAGCGGAGAATCCAGAACCTGGACAGTCACCTGAGACAAAAGGACGATAAAACTTTTGCTATTAACCGGAGCTACACTAACTTGCTTATAGAAATTATGCAACAGCTGAGTGGTGTAGAGAAGGGAGTGCATCGAGAGATATGCAGACAGAAGCAGCAGATCTCCCAGTCAGTTTCTGATCTGAATGGGCAGCTAAAGCAAAAGGAGGTCAACTTGTCCAGGAGGATTAATGAGATAAAAGAACTGTGTGACATCCAAGACCCATTAAGTGTCTTGAAAATGCCACCTACCGGAGACCACACCAGTCCTGGGACAGAGGATACAGCCGATGATGTAAAAAATCCTGTATCTCTAAATGAGGGAATAATCGCACAGATACTACAGAGTGGGCTCTGCAATTTGACTCTGAGTCTGAAGGACCTGATGAAAAAGAGACAATTTTCAGTGACGGAGAAATCCAATATTTTCCTGGATATAAATACAGCTAGTGTTAAGCTGCTTATATCAAAGGATCGGAAGAGAGCCACTAATGCTGAAATCTGTGTGTACAGGCCGGCTAGTCCACAGAGATTCAACTGCAGCCAGGTATTGAGTGTACAAAGATTCACATCCGGGACACATTACTGGGAGGTGGATGTGAGTAAAGCGGAGGAATGGATGATAGGGGTGGCCAGTGAAAACATGGAGAGGAAGGTTTCAGGAAGTGTGTCCTTATTAGGTTGTAATCACAAATCCTGGAGTCTAATTCAAACAACATCAAGGCTTCATGTCCAGCATAGGGACATGACTACTAATATAGACTCCACATCTTTACTAAAGACTGTTGGGATTTATCTGGAGTATGAAGCCGGCCGACTGTCCTTCTACCAGATATGTGACCTTGTTgtacacctccacaccttcaccaccaccttcactgaacCTCTCCATGCTGCTTTTCATGTGCTTCCACAAAGCTCTATCAGAATTAAAACTTAA